A stretch of the Lineus longissimus chromosome 10, tnLinLong1.2, whole genome shotgun sequence genome encodes the following:
- the LOC135494382 gene encoding cylicin-2-like: protein MRVMWMCLALTILVLCIASSSAGAKKGDKGDKKAVDKKDVKKGGKGDKKPPAKKGGKDAKKDEGKGKKGGKDAKKDEGKGKKGGKDAKKDAGKGKKGGKDAKKDAGKSKKGGGKPAAKKGAKPAKKDDSKGKKAAAKKDEGTPISCTVYSGKDPRLVCKGFKIETGGGAKPAAKGKPVAKGKVAAKDKGIAKKKIKEIKKDIKNDKKVIKKEAKKLDKIKKAIKKMEKKGKKSEAKKMKKTS from the exons ATGCGGGTGATGTGGATGTGCCTGGCATTGACCATACTGGTCCTTTGCATTGCGTCAA GCTCAGCCGGGG CGAAGAAGGGTGATAAGGGTGACAAGAAAGCGGTGGACAAGAAGGATGTCAAAAAAGGAGGAAAAGGCGACAAAAAACCACCAGCCAAGAAAGGCGGGAAGGATGCGAAAAAAGATGAAGGCAAAGGCAAAAAAGGCGGGAAAGATGCGAAAAAAGATGAAGGCAAAGGCAAAAAAGGCGGGAAGGATGCCAAAAAAGATGCAGGCAAAGGCAAAAAAGGCGGGAAGGATGCCAAAAAAGATGCAGGCAAATCCAAAAAAGGCGGAGGGAAACCAGCAGCCAAGAAAG GGGCCAAGCCTGCCAAAAAGGATGATTCCAAGGGCAAGAAAGCGGCAGCAAAGAAAGACGAAG GCACGCCCATCTCCTGCACTGTGTACAGCGGCAAGGATCCCCGACTTGTTTGCAAGGGTTTCAAAATTG AAACTGGCGGAGGTGCAAAGCCTGCTGCGAAGGGCAAACCTGTCGCAAAGGGCAAGGTTGCCGCAAAGGACAAGGGTATTGCgaagaagaaaatcaaagaaataaagaaagaTATAAAGAACGACAAGAAAGTTATTAAGAAAGAGGCGAAAAAGTTGGACAAAATTAAGAAAGCCATCAAGAAAATGGAGAAAAAGGGCAAGAAATCTGAAgcgaaaaaaatgaagaaaac GTCGTGA
- the LOC135494780 gene encoding uncharacterized protein LOC135494780, translated as MKISSYLWLVAIVLVLIAVSHVHSKKGKGHNHGKDKGKHHHVGEAKCYKKCKKEFNKCVAKVCKKKDEGCATLADCMKPQNSCLHDCCMEFPPPALKVCYDGCKSIKDKKVKKHCRKVCHKKFTKRELDYDKLMDGIDFDDVFMN; from the exons ATGAAG ATCTCATCGTACTTGTGGCTCGTTGCCATAGTCCTGGTTCTCATCGCCGTCTCCCACGTCCATTCAAAGAAAGGCAAAGGTCATAATCACGGTAAAGACAAGGGGAAGCATCATCACGTCGGGGAAGCTAAGTGCTATAAGAAATGCAAGAAGGAGTTCAACAAATGCGTCGCGAAG GTTTGCAAGAAAAAGGACGAGGGTTGCGCGACACTCGCGGATTGTATGAAGCCGCAAAATAGTTGCCTACACGACTGCTGCATGGAGTTCCCGCCTCCCGCCCTCAAGGTCTGCTACGACGGATGCAAGAGCATCAAGGACAAGAAGGTCAAGAAGCACTGTAGGAAGGTATGCCACAAGAAGTTTACCAAGAGAGAGTTGGACTACGATAAACTGATGGATGGCATAGATTTTGATGACGTTTTTATGAACTAG
- the LOC135494912 gene encoding uncharacterized protein LOC135494912, translating into MVRSELFHVAALMIIVLPAAFGEVFEDYTKHRCVRPCLEDTTAKLCEYNFTLEWYHTMSKACFDCPSNQTDCSRPHCVAADGVKRGIITVNRQMPGPTIQVCNGDMIRVTVMNRLEHAEGSSIHWHGILQTNGDQYMDGVSLLTQCTIPARSTFQYNFMANSPGTHFYHSHSGMQRGDGMYGSLIIRNKPSRDPNYNTYDYDLPEHVIIVHDWLKEMIVASFAHQHHAGGDNKPKSMLINGKGAYEKYTVGGKDVYTPMETFSVKKGKKYRFRVISNGLLNCPIRISVEGHRLLMIASDGQPFKPVPVDAVNLVNGERFDFVLEANQTVDNYWVRAAGLLDCKNFKAKQTAVLRYEGAPDVAPTTASTWESMVEDNKKIVVMNPMSYEPSPKNVYVNQLEGLEHDKMLEGEPDVKFYLAHDFRKIDNPHLHNPDLYSLAATASYPGMHLYSPQINNITMALPPSPPLTQEEDIPKDLMCPPYNGTGSYCNKEFCECTHMIEVKLGQLVELVLIDNGMIWDVTHPMHLHGYAFGVVAMSRVNKNTTRDQVIQLDKDGKIERKLTNIPKKDSIMVPDGGYTVVRIKANNPGYWFYHCHNEFHQEIGMGMILKVGDPKQDIEQRPPRNWPTCGNFLYSRVPEKPSERDVRSCEQLLAEAAGGSHVQAAMTLTMTVAILNCVSQFV; encoded by the exons ATGGTTCGGTCAGAGCTATTTCATGTTGCTGCACTGATGATAATTGTTCTTCCAGCCGCTTTCGGAGAAGTATTTGAAG ACTATACCAAGCACAGATGCGTCCGTCCATGCCTAGAAGATACCACGGCAAAGCTCTGCGAGTATAACTTTACCTTAGAGTGGTATCACACGATGTCCAAGGCGTGCTTCGATTGTCCCTCAAACCAGACCGACTGCTCGCGGCCGCACTGCGTCGCCGCTGACGGCGTCAAGAGGGGCATCATTACCGTAAATCGACAGATGCCCGGACCGACAATTCAG GTTTGCAACGGCGACATGATCAGGGTGACAGTAATGAACCGCTTGGAGCACGCAGAGGGGAGTTCCATCCACTGGCACGGTATACTACAGACTAACGGGGACCAGTACATGGACGGTGTTTCATTGCTTACGCAATGTACCATACCAGCTAGGAGTACATTTCAATACAA TTTCATGGCTAATTCTCCCGGAACCCACTTCTACCACTCCCATTCGGGCATGCAGCGCGGTGACGGCATGTACGGCTCTCTCATCATCCGCAACAAGCCCTCGAGGGACCCCAACTACAACACCTACGATTATGACCTACCTGAACATGTCATCATCGTCCATGACTGGCTCAAGGAGATGATAGTAGCGAGCTTTGCTCATCAACATCATGCGGGCGGCGACAACAAGCCCAAGTCCATGCTCATCAATG GCAAGGGTGCGTATGAGAAGTACACGGTAGGAGGAAAAGATGTTTACACTCCTATGGAAACGTTCAGCGTCAAGAAGGGAAAGAAATACAGATTCCGCGTCATCAGTAATGGCCTCTTGAACTGCCCTATACGGATCAGTGTTGAGGGTCATAGGCTTCTAATGATTGCGTCAGACGGGCAGCCCTTCAAGCCAGTGCCAGTGGATGCTGTCAACTTGGTCAACGGAGAAAG gtTTGATTTCGTACTCGAGGCAAACCAGACTGTCGATAACTACTGGGTGCGGGCGGCCGGTCTGTTGGACTGCAAGAACTTCAAAGCGAAGCAGACGGCCGTCTTGCGCTACGAGGGCGCGCCGGACGTTGCACCAACCACTGCGTCGACGTGGGAGTCGATGGTGGAAGACAATAAAAAGATTGTT GTGATGAACCCCATGTCGTACGAACCGTCCCCGAAAAACGTCTACGTGAACCAACTGGAAGGACTGGAGCATGACAAGATGTTAGAAGGCGAGCCAGATGTCAAGTTCTACCTTGCCCACGACTTCCGAAAGATTGACAACCCTCATCTCCACAACCCTGACCTCTATTCCTTGGCCGCTACCGCTAGCTATCCGGGGATGCACCTGTACAGTCCGCAGATCAACAACATCACTATGGCTCTGCCACCGTCACCGCCCTTGACACAGGAGGAGGATATTCCGAAA GACCTTATGTGCCCACCATACAATGGCACTGGTAGCTACTGCAATAAGGAGTTCTGCGAATGCACCCACATGATAGAGGTCAAGCTCGGGCAGCTTGTCGAACTTGTTCTCATCGATAACGGGATGATTTGGGACGTGACACATCCAATGCATCTCCATGGTTACGCCTTTGGTGTTGTTGCCATGTCAAGG GTCAATAAAAATACAACACGTGACCAAGTAATTCAATTAGACAAGGATGGGAAGATTGAGCGCAAGCTGACGAACATTCCAAAGAAGGATTCCATCATGGTCCCGGATGGAGGCTATACAGTGGTCAGAATAAAGGCTAATAACCCTG GTTACTGGTTCTACCACTGTCACAACGAATTCCATCAAGAGATCGGCATGGGCATGATCCTCAAGGTCGGGGACCCAAAGCAGGACATCGAGCAAAGGCCGCCGAGGAACTGGCCAACTTGTGGCAACTTCCTCTACTCTCGAGTGCCCGAGAAACCATCGGAACGAGACGTGCGGAGCTGCGAACAGTTACTCGCTGAAGCCGCAGGAGGGAGCCACGTGCAGGCCGCCATGACACTGACCATGACCGTCGCTATTTTAAACTGTGTGTCCCAATTTGTATGA
- the LOC135494844 gene encoding uncharacterized protein LOC135494844: MKISSYFWLIAIVLVLIAVCHVNSKKGKGHHHGKSKGKHHHGGEAKCFKKCKKAFIKCAAKVCKNKDDKGCTKLSDCMKPRNKCLYQCCEEFPFPVMKACHDGCQSIKDKKAKKHCMKQCHHMFMKRDLDHDRLMDDINFIDIFVN, encoded by the exons ATGAAG ATCTCATCGTACTTTTGGCTCATTGCCATAGTCCTGGTTCTCATCGCCGTCTGCCACGTCAATTCAAAGAAAGGCAAAGGTCATCATCACGGTAAAAGCAAGGGGAAGCATCATCACGGCGGGGAAGCCAAGTGCTTTAAAAAATGCAAGAAGGCTTTCATAAAATGCGCCGCGAAG GTTTGCAAGAACAAGGACGACAAAGGCTGCACGAAGCTCTCGGATTGTATGAAGCCGCGAAATAAATGCCTGTACCAATGCTGCGAGGAGTTCCCCTTTCCCGTCATGAAGGCCTGCCACGATGGATGTCAGAGCATCAAGGACAAGAAGGCCAAGAagcactgcatgaaacaatgccACCACATGTTTATGAAGAGAGATTTGGACCACGATAGGCTGATGGATGACATAAattttattgacatttttgTGAACTAG
- the LOC135494913 gene encoding uncharacterized protein LOC135494913, whose translation MKISSYFWLVAIVLVLIAVSHVHSKKGKGHHHGKSKGKHHHSAAAKCFKECKKDFMKCGAMVCKKKDDKGCTTLEDCMKPRNRCLHKCCVEFPPPVLRACRNGCQSIKDEKAKKHCMKQCHHLFTKRDSDYDRLMDDIDFIDVL comes from the exons ATGAAG ATCTCATCGTACTTTTGGCTCGTTGCCATAGTCCTGGTTCTCATCGCCGTCTCCCACGTCCATTCAAAGAAAGGCAAAGGTCATCATCACGGTAAAAGCAAGGGGAAGCATCATCACAGCGCAGCAGCCAAGTGCTTTAAGGAATGCAAGAAGGACTTCATGAAATGCGGCGCAATG GTTTGCAAGAAAAAGGACGACAAGGGTTGCACGACACTCGAGGATTGTATGAAGCCGCGAAATAGATGCCTGCACAAGTGCTGCGTGGAGTTTCCCCCTCCCGTCCTCAGGGCCTGCCGCAACGGATGCCAGAGCATCAAGGACGAGAAGGCCAAGAAGCACTGCATGAAGCAATGCCACCATTTGTTTACCAAAAGAGATTCGGACTACGATAGGCTGATGGATGACATAGATTTTATTGATGTTTTGTGA
- the LOC135494996 gene encoding uncharacterized protein LOC135494996, whose protein sequence is MRVMWVCLALTILVLCIASGSAAAAKKDDKGKAKAVAAKGTTKKAATKATAKPATKKEKGTPIACTVYSGADARLVCRGFKIITEGGKPTSKPAAKGKGETKKPAAKAKAKSGKDTKSKGGKDKKN, encoded by the exons ATGCGGGTTATGTGGGTGTGTCTCGCTCTGACCATTCTGGTTCTTTGCATTGCATCAG GCTCCGCCGCAG CGGCTAAGAAAGACGACAAAGGCAAAGCAAAAGCCGTCGCTGCCAAGGGCACGACAAAGAAAGCAG CCACCAAAGCTACTGCCAAGCCTGCCACTAAAAAGGAAAAAG GAACACCAATCGCCTGCACTGTGTACAGTGGTGCCGATGCACGACTTGTTTGCCGAGGTTTCAAGATAA TTACCGAAGGAGGGAAGCCAACGTCAAAACCTGCCGCGAAAGGAAAGGGTGAAACCAAGAAACCCGCCGCTAAAGCAAAGGCGAAGAGTGGTAAGGACACGAAGAGCAAGGGAGGCAAGGACAAGAAAAACTAA